A window of Thermosynechococcus sp. NK55a contains these coding sequences:
- a CDS encoding YkvA family protein: protein MSGFYNWYRKLLRHPKYRWFIIAASLIYLLSPLDISPDLVPIVGQLDDVTVLVILASELTQLLVERIKSRRSPNITTTVDVEAEQV from the coding sequence ATGAGCGGCTTCTACAACTGGTATCGGAAGCTGTTGCGGCATCCTAAGTATCGCTGGTTCATCATTGCCGCGAGCTTGATCTATTTGCTGAGTCCTCTGGATATTTCCCCAGATTTAGTGCCGATCGTTGGCCAGCTGGATGATGTCACGGTTCTGGTCATCCTTGCCAGTGAGCTAACGCAATTGTTGGTGGAGCGCATTAAAAGCCGGCGATCGCCCAACATCACCACAACAGTAGATGTGGAAGCAGAACAGGTTTAA
- the ligA gene encoding NAD-dependent DNA ligase LigA yields MVLKEPPAERIQQLRRLLQRASYAYYALDQPIMEDEVYDQLYRELQELEAAHPEYITPDSPTQRIGEAPVSQFESVSHRIPLYSLENAFTFADMVAWQERWQRYWRTLRQEEPLPPAEYVCELKMDGVALALSYENGLLVRGATRGDGQRGEDITSNVRTIRTIPLRLALENPPPVVEVRGEAFLPLERFHQLNQERQAQGESPFANPRNAAAGTLRQLDPRIVAQRQLDFFAYALHLPEGGSVPLGENQAGEPQSQRQVLYALQHLGFRVNPHNADCPDLEAVKAYYDYWQTARHQLPYLTDGIVVKLNDLELQQALGFTQKFPRGSIAWKYEPEQAITDVLGITVQVGRTGALTPVAELVPVQLAGTTVSRATLHNADYITELDLHIGDKVVIHKAGEIIPEIVRVFPELRPPTAQPFTMPTACPECHQPVVRPANEAVSRCVNPRCPAIVRGQILHWASRDALDIQGLGEKLVQQLVTKELVRTPADLYRLTAAQLLSLERMGQKSADKLLQAIADSKQQPCTVLYGLGIRHVGSVNAQMLAARFKSVEELATATVADLCGVYGIGEEIAQAIQEWFQDPDHQALIADLKGLGLQLAAALPPAPTTPTTEKSLDGKRFVITGTLATLTREQAKALIQKHGGQVSESVSRQTDYLVVGEKAGSKLRRAQELGIPCINETELIEMCR; encoded by the coding sequence ATGGTCTTGAAGGAACCCCCAGCTGAACGGATTCAACAACTGCGGCGCCTGCTTCAGCGTGCGAGCTACGCCTACTACGCCCTGGATCAGCCGATCATGGAAGATGAGGTCTATGACCAACTCTATCGGGAGCTTCAGGAACTAGAGGCCGCTCATCCCGAGTACATTACCCCCGACAGTCCTACCCAACGGATCGGTGAAGCGCCTGTCAGTCAATTCGAGAGTGTCAGCCATCGCATTCCCCTCTATAGCCTTGAAAATGCCTTTACCTTTGCCGATATGGTGGCGTGGCAGGAACGCTGGCAGCGCTATTGGCGCACCCTACGGCAAGAGGAACCACTCCCCCCAGCCGAATATGTCTGCGAACTCAAAATGGATGGTGTGGCTCTTGCCTTAAGCTATGAAAACGGTTTACTTGTGCGGGGAGCAACGCGGGGCGATGGCCAACGCGGTGAGGATATTACCAGCAATGTGCGCACAATTCGCACCATTCCCCTGCGATTAGCCCTTGAAAATCCACCCCCTGTCGTTGAAGTTCGCGGGGAAGCCTTTTTGCCTTTGGAGCGATTCCATCAACTAAACCAAGAACGCCAAGCCCAGGGGGAGTCCCCCTTTGCCAATCCCCGCAATGCCGCAGCCGGTACCCTGCGTCAACTGGACCCCCGCATTGTTGCCCAACGCCAATTAGACTTCTTTGCCTATGCCCTGCATTTGCCTGAAGGGGGTAGCGTTCCCTTGGGGGAGAACCAAGCAGGGGAACCTCAATCGCAGCGGCAAGTGCTCTATGCGCTGCAACACCTTGGCTTTCGGGTCAATCCCCACAATGCCGACTGCCCTGACCTAGAGGCCGTGAAAGCCTACTATGATTACTGGCAAACCGCACGCCATCAACTGCCCTATCTGACCGATGGCATTGTGGTCAAGCTCAATGACTTAGAGCTGCAACAGGCCCTTGGGTTTACGCAAAAGTTTCCCCGAGGTTCTATTGCTTGGAAGTACGAACCGGAGCAGGCTATTACGGATGTGCTGGGAATTACGGTTCAGGTGGGACGCACAGGGGCCCTTACTCCCGTGGCTGAACTGGTGCCGGTGCAATTAGCAGGTACTACTGTATCACGGGCAACGTTGCACAATGCAGACTACATTACTGAATTGGATTTGCACATTGGCGATAAGGTCGTGATCCACAAAGCAGGGGAAATCATTCCAGAGATTGTGCGGGTGTTTCCTGAATTGCGACCGCCAACGGCTCAACCCTTTACAATGCCCACTGCTTGTCCCGAATGCCACCAGCCAGTTGTGCGTCCTGCCAATGAGGCGGTGAGTCGCTGTGTCAATCCTCGGTGTCCAGCGATCGTGCGGGGCCAGATCCTGCACTGGGCAAGTCGGGATGCCCTGGATATTCAAGGCTTAGGGGAAAAGCTGGTACAGCAATTGGTGACGAAGGAATTGGTGCGCACCCCTGCGGATCTCTATCGTCTGACGGCAGCACAACTGTTGAGCCTCGAGCGCATGGGTCAAAAGTCCGCTGATAAATTGTTGCAGGCGATCGCCGACTCGAAACAACAACCGTGCACGGTGCTCTATGGCTTAGGCATTCGCCATGTGGGGAGTGTCAATGCCCAAATGCTGGCCGCTCGATTCAAGTCTGTTGAGGAACTAGCCACGGCCACCGTCGCTGATCTGTGTGGGGTCTATGGCATTGGTGAGGAAATTGCCCAAGCGATTCAGGAGTGGTTCCAAGACCCTGATCACCAGGCTCTAATTGCTGATCTGAAGGGGTTGGGACTGCAACTGGCTGCAGCACTTCCGCCTGCGCCAACTACCCCGACTACAGAGAAATCCCTCGATGGCAAACGCTTTGTGATTACCGGCACCCTAGCCACCCTCACCCGTGAGCAAGCAAAAGCCCTGATCCAAAAGCACGGCGGCCAAGTGAGTGAGAGTGTAAGTCGGCAAACGGATTATCTGGTGGTGGGCGAAAAAGCAGGGAGTAAATTGCGACGTGCTCAAGAATTGGGCATCCCCTGCATCAATGAAACAGAACTTATAGAAATGTGTCGTTAG
- a CDS encoding allophycocyanin subunit beta: MFRQLNHLTVVADGRYARPEELNFLQDYLASVEIRISAYEKIRAEAEMMADKIQSMQKAENPRCFHFVNGERSEICRRDLVDTIRLCAAAMLFSELDLLRDNFLLWYRTIVKSFNYEQTSSSTYGKYLPSLMKQLLTPQEQQVMEPVLALSSSILAQ; encoded by the coding sequence ATGTTCCGTCAGTTGAATCACCTAACCGTTGTGGCCGATGGTCGCTATGCCCGTCCTGAGGAGTTAAATTTTCTGCAGGATTATCTGGCTTCGGTGGAGATTCGCATCAGTGCCTACGAAAAAATCCGTGCTGAGGCGGAAATGATGGCGGATAAAATTCAATCTATGCAAAAGGCAGAAAATCCCCGCTGTTTCCATTTCGTCAATGGCGAGCGCTCGGAAATCTGCCGTCGTGACTTGGTGGATACAATTCGCCTGTGCGCTGCGGCAATGCTCTTTTCCGAGTTGGATTTGCTACGGGATAACTTCCTGCTCTGGTACCGCACCATTGTCAAATCCTTTAACTACGAACAGACCTCCTCTTCCACCTACGGCAAGTACTTGCCAAGTTTGATGAAACAACTACTCACGCCGCAAGAGCAACAGGTCATGGAGCCTGTCCTTGCTCTCAGCAGTTCGATTTTGGCACAATAA
- a CDS encoding YgcG family protein, whose protein sequence is MITLRRQKPLLFLLLSLVSGLIVSFAPSPVQAYVNFPALPDTYVNDLAQVLDDSQREQVRSQLQTFHQRTNQQVLLVTINSYREHSNQHASFEAFAMELFNHRGVGSRWRNDGVMLLVAPGDRKVRIQLGSAYGRDWNSRMQAVIDNYMLPDFRRGQLAQGIINGVGALLNTLQTDGLTNAASGVPAIDLSSFLKSFSVPLLLLFIGTFCFLYPILSLRLFFKIFAFNSVQSGDRSRSSYHNDDDDRYHTYTSDDTYSSYEGVTVPRVVVMKAGAPLAVVPRAVGKLIAPY, encoded by the coding sequence ATGATAACTCTGCGTCGGCAAAAGCCCCTTCTTTTTTTGCTGCTTTCTCTGGTCAGCGGTCTGATTGTCAGCTTTGCTCCATCCCCTGTCCAGGCCTACGTGAATTTCCCGGCCTTGCCGGATACCTATGTTAACGATCTGGCGCAGGTTTTAGATGACTCCCAGCGAGAGCAGGTGCGTTCGCAACTTCAGACCTTTCATCAGCGCACCAATCAACAGGTACTTCTAGTCACTATTAATTCCTATCGGGAGCACAGCAACCAACACGCCAGTTTCGAGGCGTTTGCGATGGAGTTGTTTAATCATCGAGGGGTGGGTAGCCGTTGGCGCAACGATGGTGTGATGCTCTTAGTGGCTCCGGGCGATCGCAAAGTGCGCATTCAATTGGGCAGTGCCTACGGCAGGGATTGGAATTCCCGTATGCAAGCAGTGATTGACAACTACATGCTGCCGGATTTTCGTCGTGGCCAATTGGCGCAGGGGATCATCAACGGTGTGGGCGCCTTACTCAATACATTGCAGACCGACGGGCTAACAAATGCCGCTAGCGGTGTTCCGGCAATTGACCTGTCCAGTTTTCTTAAGTCTTTTTCTGTTCCCCTTCTGCTGCTGTTTATTGGAACTTTCTGCTTTCTTTATCCGATCTTAAGCTTAAGGCTTTTTTTCAAAATTTTCGCGTTCAACTCTGTGCAATCAGGCGATCGCTCTCGCTCCTCCTATCACAATGACGACGATGATCGCTACCACACTTACACCAGCGATGACACTTACTCCAGCTATGAGGGAGTGACAGTTCCTCGAGTAGTAGTGATGAAGGCGGGCGCTCCTCTGGCGGTGGTGCCGAGGGCAGTTGGTAAACTAATTGCCCCCTACTAG
- a CDS encoding pentapeptide repeat-containing protein, with protein sequence MLLLSSAVMTTISRYWRWSVALLLAILWILLTPTGAIAEDYTKEALINMDFSGRDLRGSEFTKANLFHSNLSHTNLQGVSFFGANMETANLEGADLRYATLDTARLTKANLTNAILEGAFAFNTNFDDAIITGADFTDVELREDAQRKLCKVASGTNPVTGRKTWETLHCEDFAP encoded by the coding sequence ATGCTACTCTTATCCTCGGCTGTCATGACCACGATTAGCCGCTACTGGCGCTGGTCTGTAGCACTGCTATTGGCCATCCTGTGGATTTTGCTCACCCCCACAGGAGCGATCGCCGAAGATTATACGAAAGAAGCCCTGATCAATATGGACTTTTCCGGACGGGATCTGCGGGGGTCGGAATTCACCAAAGCGAATCTCTTCCACAGCAACCTCAGCCACACCAATCTCCAGGGGGTGAGCTTCTTTGGTGCCAACATGGAAACAGCTAACCTCGAAGGTGCTGATCTGCGCTACGCTACATTGGACACGGCGCGGCTGACTAAGGCCAACCTCACCAATGCCATTCTTGAGGGCGCCTTTGCCTTTAATACCAACTTTGACGATGCCATTATCACCGGTGCTGACTTTACCGATGTAGAACTGCGGGAAGACGCCCAACGCAAACTCTGCAAGGTTGCCAGTGGCACCAATCCCGTAACGGGGCGCAAAACATGGGAAACGCTCCACTGTGAAGACTTTGCCCCTTAA
- a CDS encoding PRC-barrel domain-containing protein, translating to MTISTQLLQRADLIGTQVITRDTGRKLGVINQVWVDIDQRQVVALGVRNTLFTGEQRYILLDSIRQIGDVILVEHDDDVTEALNTYNYSTLIDSEIVTETGEVLGKVRGFKFDPETGDITDLILASIGFPWIPAQLISTYELPIEEIVSTGPDRIIVFEGAETRLRQLTVGLLERVGLGAPPWENDEDEYYQPVTPSSNQLPSGARSPVYPPQRSRSDYDEVEWETPPRRRRRQPEYVEYEEEYEYEYEERPRQAKPPAQAMPVELPESEPTADPWAEQQPIRLEQRQKQEEYDHE from the coding sequence ATGACCATATCGACGCAGTTGCTGCAACGGGCAGATTTGATCGGTACACAGGTAATTACCCGTGATACTGGTCGGAAGTTAGGCGTCATTAATCAAGTTTGGGTCGATATCGACCAGCGGCAAGTGGTGGCCTTGGGGGTACGCAATACCCTCTTTACCGGGGAGCAACGCTACATTCTTCTCGACAGTATTCGCCAAATTGGCGATGTCATTCTCGTTGAGCACGATGATGATGTCACCGAGGCTCTTAATACCTACAACTACAGCACACTGATTGATAGTGAGATTGTGACGGAAACCGGCGAAGTGCTGGGTAAGGTACGGGGCTTTAAGTTTGATCCAGAAACGGGTGACATTACGGATCTGATTTTGGCTTCCATTGGCTTCCCTTGGATTCCGGCCCAACTGATCAGCACCTACGAGTTGCCCATTGAGGAAATTGTCAGCACTGGACCTGATCGCATTATTGTGTTTGAAGGGGCAGAAACCCGCCTGCGGCAATTGACCGTGGGACTCTTAGAACGGGTTGGCTTGGGGGCACCCCCCTGGGAAAATGACGAGGACGAGTACTATCAACCTGTGACACCGAGCAGTAATCAACTGCCCTCAGGGGCGCGATCGCCCGTCTATCCTCCCCAACGCAGCCGCAGCGATTACGACGAAGTCGAGTGGGAAACCCCTCCGCGGCGACGCCGGCGCCAGCCTGAGTATGTGGAGTACGAGGAGGAGTATGAGTATGAGTACGAAGAGCGGCCGCGCCAAGCTAAACCTCCAGCTCAAGCCATGCCCGTAGAACTGCCCGAGTCAGAACCCACGGCCGATCCCTGGGCAGAACAGCAACCGATTCGCCTTGAGCAGCGGCAAAAGCAAGAGGAATACGATCACGAATAG
- a CDS encoding allophycocyanin subunit alpha produces the protein MLRQLEKLSLETDGRYASAQELEFLKNYLATVEQRISAYEKIRDAEEKILDEVERQLRARNPYIFRKGNQDYSAVCRRDRRHVLRLGATAMLFGDLNALREGFLLWYRTIIKAFRDEKAAQVTYQVLPQVVNQALSSEEAPLMQPVMSLTQSILGE, from the coding sequence ATGCTACGTCAACTGGAAAAGCTCAGCCTTGAGACGGATGGTCGCTATGCCAGTGCCCAGGAGCTGGAGTTTCTGAAAAATTATCTAGCCACAGTAGAGCAGCGCATTAGTGCCTATGAAAAAATCCGGGATGCCGAGGAGAAAATCCTTGATGAAGTAGAGCGGCAACTGCGAGCTAGAAATCCCTACATTTTCCGTAAGGGCAATCAAGACTATTCAGCCGTGTGTCGGCGCGATCGCCGGCATGTACTTCGCCTAGGGGCAACCGCGATGTTATTTGGGGATTTGAATGCCCTGCGGGAGGGTTTTTTGCTGTGGTACCGCACGATTATTAAAGCCTTCAGGGATGAGAAGGCAGCGCAGGTAACGTACCAAGTCCTGCCTCAGGTGGTCAATCAAGCTCTCTCTAGCGAGGAAGCACCTTTAATGCAACCTGTGATGAGCCTCACCCAGTCCATTCTTGGGGAATAG
- a CDS encoding iron-sulfur cluster assembly accessory protein translates to MTQATQPARGIMMTEAALKHVLELRDKHGKDLCLRVGVKGGGCSGMSYTMDFEDPANIRADDEVFDYDGFKVVSDPKSMLYIYGLVLDYSNALIGGGFKFMNPNATQTCGCGTSFSA, encoded by the coding sequence ATGACACAGGCCACACAACCCGCTAGGGGAATCATGATGACCGAAGCTGCCCTCAAGCATGTGCTTGAGCTCCGCGATAAACACGGTAAAGACCTGTGTTTGCGGGTGGGCGTCAAGGGGGGTGGCTGCTCAGGGATGTCCTACACGATGGACTTTGAAGACCCCGCCAATATTCGTGCCGATGATGAAGTCTTTGACTATGATGGCTTCAAGGTGGTCTCCGATCCCAAGAGTATGCTCTACATCTATGGCTTGGTGTTGGACTACAGCAACGCCCTTATTGGTGGTGGCTTTAAGTTTATGAATCCCAATGCCACCCAAACCTGTGGCTGTGGTACCTCATTTTCTGCCTAA
- a CDS encoding NAD(+) kinase — protein MKAGIIYNEGKPLAVELAAHVRRILELQDWEVHMATGIGGILGYSRPDSPVCHTPIDQLVPPGFDASMAFAVVLGGDGTVLSAFRQLAPCEIPLLTINTGHLGFLTEGYVADLEPALDQVLRGDYTIEDRTMLTVQVLRDQTVIWEALSLNEMVIHKEPLTGMCHFEVDVGAHARVDIAADGLILSTPTGSTAYALSAGGPVITPGVAALQLVPICPHSLASRALVFSNSEPVWIYPANPFKHLILVVDGNAGCYIQPEDQVFVQRAPYRARFIRLRAPEFFHVLQQKLGWGLPHVAKPRARNSTDS, from the coding sequence GTGAAGGCGGGGATCATCTACAACGAAGGCAAACCCCTCGCAGTCGAGTTGGCTGCCCATGTCCGCCGAATCTTAGAACTTCAGGACTGGGAAGTACACATGGCTACGGGAATTGGTGGCATTCTTGGCTATTCCCGTCCCGATAGTCCCGTCTGCCATACCCCTATTGATCAACTGGTGCCCCCCGGCTTTGATGCTTCCATGGCCTTTGCGGTTGTTCTTGGCGGCGATGGCACTGTGCTTTCTGCCTTTCGGCAGTTGGCTCCCTGCGAGATTCCCCTGCTCACCATCAACACTGGACACTTGGGTTTTCTCACCGAAGGCTACGTGGCCGATCTAGAACCGGCCCTGGATCAAGTGCTACGCGGCGACTACACGATTGAAGATCGCACAATGCTCACGGTTCAAGTCCTGCGGGATCAAACCGTCATTTGGGAAGCCCTCTCCCTCAATGAAATGGTGATCCACAAAGAACCCCTGACGGGAATGTGCCACTTTGAAGTGGATGTGGGTGCCCATGCCCGCGTTGATATTGCTGCCGATGGTCTGATTCTCTCTACCCCCACGGGTTCTACGGCCTATGCCCTCTCGGCAGGGGGTCCCGTGATTACCCCCGGCGTGGCAGCTTTGCAATTAGTGCCCATTTGTCCGCACTCTTTAGCCTCCCGTGCCCTTGTCTTTTCCAACAGCGAACCGGTGTGGATCTATCCAGCGAACCCCTTCAAGCATCTGATTCTTGTGGTGGATGGCAATGCAGGTTGCTACATTCAGCCAGAGGATCAGGTTTTTGTGCAACGTGCCCCCTACCGTGCCCGCTTTATTCGCCTGCGGGCGCCAGAATTCTTCCATGTGCTGCAACAAAAACTGGGCTGGGGACTGCCCCATGTGGCCAAGCCACGCGCCAGGAATAGTACAGATTCATAG
- a CDS encoding NAD(P)H-binding protein, translating into MNVFIVGGTGTLGRQIVRRALDEGHHVYCFVRSPAKATFLREWGATILQGNLCAADSILEALKYAKPSVVIDASATRPTDTLTIAAVDWQGKVNLIQAAQAADIEHLIFFSIMRAQDYPQVPLMQIKHCTEDFLRESGLNYTILRPCGFFQGLIGQYAIPILENQSIWVLGESTAIAYMDTQDVAKFAVRAIDRPATYGKTFDLAGTRAWTADEIIKLCEHLSGQQAKITRLPIGVLRAARQATQWFQWTWNISDRLAFTEVIASGQVFDAPMEDVYRTFDLDPKETLTLEDYLQDYFTRILRKLKELDYEKAKQKKSGRKKRSPFKSTP; encoded by the coding sequence ATGAACGTTTTTATTGTTGGCGGTACGGGTACCCTAGGGCGGCAAATTGTGCGCCGTGCCCTCGATGAAGGACATCATGTGTATTGTTTTGTCCGCAGTCCAGCCAAAGCCACGTTTCTGCGGGAGTGGGGCGCCACGATTCTTCAGGGAAACCTCTGTGCCGCCGACAGTATTCTTGAAGCACTGAAGTACGCCAAACCCTCAGTAGTCATTGATGCCTCTGCCACTCGTCCCACCGATACGCTGACCATTGCAGCAGTGGACTGGCAAGGCAAAGTCAACTTGATTCAGGCTGCCCAAGCCGCTGATATTGAACACCTGATCTTTTTCTCAATTATGAGGGCGCAGGATTATCCCCAGGTGCCGCTGATGCAAATCAAACACTGTACCGAAGACTTCTTGCGCGAATCGGGGCTAAACTACACGATTCTGCGTCCCTGCGGTTTCTTTCAGGGCTTAATTGGCCAATATGCGATCCCGATTCTGGAAAATCAATCCATTTGGGTTTTGGGAGAGTCCACCGCCATTGCCTACATGGATACTCAGGACGTGGCCAAATTTGCAGTGCGCGCCATTGATCGGCCTGCCACCTATGGCAAAACCTTTGACTTGGCGGGCACCCGCGCTTGGACAGCGGATGAAATTATTAAGCTGTGTGAACACCTCTCAGGACAGCAGGCAAAAATTACCCGCTTGCCCATTGGCGTCTTGCGAGCGGCACGGCAGGCCACCCAGTGGTTTCAGTGGACATGGAACATTAGCGATCGCCTAGCCTTTACGGAAGTGATTGCCAGTGGTCAAGTTTTCGATGCCCCGATGGAGGACGTCTATCGCACCTTTGATCTCGATCCCAAGGAAACCCTGACCCTTGAGGACTATTTACAGGACTATTTCACCCGAATTCTGCGTAAACTCAAAGAATTGGATTACGAAAAAGCCAAACAGAAAAAATCTGGACGCAAAAAACGCAGTCCCTTTAAGTCCACCCCCTAG
- a CDS encoding V4R domain-containing protein: MTTGQGYQHQLHQIHPSRTNHYSLRDYLQFDSQRGSITDWYDQRITLATEDFVIGLVEGLEEEVGAAATLVMYKIGEEWGKRDAVVFKQHFEQEYQRELRKATLTFILEAWWWPFTTLGWGNWEVDLTEQKNGFMFINIFDSVVARTLGDVGKPVCYIYAGLFAGFFSGLIQKPLGCIELQCYAMGETYCKFLVGKQDRIDAAAFWQNEGATARDIEKRLRQGELVKR; the protein is encoded by the coding sequence ATGACGACTGGTCAGGGCTATCAGCATCAGTTACACCAAATCCATCCAAGCCGCACCAATCACTATAGCCTGCGGGACTATCTCCAATTTGATAGCCAACGGGGCAGCATTACCGACTGGTATGATCAGCGGATTACCTTAGCAACAGAAGACTTCGTTATTGGTCTAGTGGAAGGTCTCGAAGAGGAAGTTGGCGCTGCCGCTACCCTCGTCATGTACAAAATTGGCGAAGAGTGGGGCAAGCGCGATGCAGTTGTCTTTAAGCAACACTTTGAGCAGGAGTACCAGCGGGAGCTACGGAAGGCCACTTTAACATTTATTCTAGAGGCTTGGTGGTGGCCCTTTACAACCCTAGGTTGGGGGAACTGGGAAGTGGATCTCACGGAGCAAAAGAATGGTTTTATGTTCATCAATATCTTTGACTCCGTGGTAGCACGCACCCTGGGGGATGTGGGCAAACCGGTCTGCTATATCTATGCTGGTCTATTTGCGGGCTTCTTTTCGGGATTGATTCAAAAGCCCCTGGGTTGCATTGAGCTGCAGTGCTACGCCATGGGGGAAACCTACTGTAAGTTCCTTGTCGGTAAACAGGATCGCATTGATGCTGCTGCCTTCTGGCAAAACGAAGGAGCTACGGCACGGGATATTGAAAAACGCCTGCGCCAAGGGGAGCTGGTGAAACGATAG
- a CDS encoding DciA family protein: MAYTLLATVLQQWQQAPEWQQPHHFLRILAHWSELVGAIVAEHTVPLELTAEGVLFVAVASSTWAHHLTFSRSPLRAKIQQTLGISLRDIRFSHRDWRPPRPAIARPEALPKVGNLPNVAPAATPQEAFQRWQVQVCQRSRDYPLCPRCQCPTPVKELQRWGVCGLCYARSA; this comes from the coding sequence ATGGCCTATACCCTACTGGCCACAGTACTTCAGCAATGGCAGCAGGCTCCTGAATGGCAACAGCCACACCATTTCTTGCGTATCTTGGCGCATTGGTCAGAGCTTGTGGGAGCGATTGTGGCTGAGCACACTGTACCACTGGAACTCACCGCTGAAGGGGTTTTGTTCGTGGCAGTTGCCAGTAGTACTTGGGCACATCATTTGACGTTCTCGCGATCGCCCCTGAGGGCTAAAATTCAGCAGACCCTAGGCATTAGCCTCAGGGATATTCGCTTCTCTCATCGAGACTGGCGCCCCCCACGCCCGGCGATCGCCCGCCCTGAGGCCTTACCGAAAGTAGGAAATCTTCCCAATGTGGCTCCTGCAGCCACTCCCCAGGAGGCCTTTCAACGGTGGCAAGTCCAAGTCTGCCAGCGATCGCGAGACTATCCTCTGTGCCCCCGCTGTCAGTGCCCTACACCAGTCAAAGAATTGCAGCGCTGGGGAGTCTGTGGGCTGTGTTATGCGCGGTCAGCCTAA
- the aat gene encoding leucyl/phenylalanyl-tRNA--protein transferase: MEISKADWVRNTFIDDGYARGYFLMGRNNHLGWYTSRQRALIPLDERFRYPTSLRRVLNQNRFQVAINRDFRAVVEGCADRPITWMTPRLKEVYHLLYATGWAVSFETWQGNELAGGILGIVIGGAFIGESMFYRIPDGSKVAMVKLVEHLRQRGFLLFDAQLQNPHLERFGAYVVSASKYRQLLAQAIRKPCQFL, from the coding sequence ATGGAGATTTCTAAGGCGGACTGGGTACGCAATACCTTTATTGATGATGGCTATGCCAGGGGCTACTTTCTCATGGGGAGGAACAATCACCTGGGGTGGTACACCAGCCGCCAACGAGCCCTAATTCCCTTGGATGAGCGGTTTCGCTATCCCACCTCACTGCGACGGGTGCTCAATCAAAATCGCTTTCAAGTGGCGATTAACCGAGATTTTCGTGCTGTGGTTGAGGGGTGCGCCGATCGCCCGATAACATGGATGACGCCCCGTCTCAAGGAAGTGTACCATCTGCTTTACGCCACGGGTTGGGCGGTGAGTTTTGAAACGTGGCAGGGGAATGAACTCGCAGGGGGTATTCTCGGTATTGTTATTGGCGGTGCATTTATTGGCGAGTCCATGTTCTATCGCATCCCCGACGGCTCAAAAGTGGCGATGGTAAAACTGGTGGAACATCTGCGGCAGCGGGGCTTTTTACTGTTTGATGCTCAACTGCAAAATCCTCATCTTGAGCGCTTTGGGGCATATGTTGTCAGCGCTAGCAAGTATCGGCAGCTATTGGCACAGGCCATTCGTAAGCCCTGTCAATTTCTCTAA
- a CDS encoding M48 family metallopeptidase — protein MTPSQFVSDVERQFEAAIARYKEGAPASELIPSFKEICQRAQKSSAAWTCLAWLYLLDDKPQSALKAAQKAVKLNPEDPQARINLAVAMLETGQKGVRPHIELAQTVVAAVAELRQEVIDNFADGLKRKPDWESLARVKQWVLGG, from the coding sequence TTGACCCCATCTCAGTTTGTGAGCGACGTTGAACGTCAATTTGAGGCAGCGATCGCCCGCTACAAAGAAGGAGCACCTGCCTCAGAGTTAATTCCCAGTTTCAAAGAGATTTGCCAGCGTGCTCAAAAAAGTAGCGCCGCTTGGACGTGCTTGGCGTGGCTCTACCTTCTGGATGACAAGCCCCAATCTGCCCTAAAGGCTGCCCAAAAAGCGGTCAAGCTCAACCCCGAAGACCCGCAAGCGCGCATTAACCTGGCGGTGGCAATGCTAGAAACCGGACAAAAGGGCGTTCGTCCCCACATTGAATTGGCGCAAACCGTTGTTGCCGCTGTGGCTGAGCTGCGCCAAGAGGTCATCGATAACTTTGCCGACGGCCTGAAGCGCAAACCCGATTGGGAGAGCCTTGCCCGTGTCAAACAATGGGTACTGGGGGGGTAA